The Corallococcus exiguus genome includes a region encoding these proteins:
- a CDS encoding SDR family NAD(P)-dependent oxidoreductase, whose product MGRLTGKVALVTGSNGGIGFATARLFAEEGAHVYVNGRRREQVEVAVRRIGPNATPLPGDVSRAEDLRRMFEHIKRERKALDIVVANAAISRGAALGGIDERTYQEVFDVNVKGVIFTVQGALPLMADGGSVLLMGSVITGKGIPGETLYAASKATIRSLARTWAAELAPRRIRVNVVTPGAIHTEGMEAALGGSEATAQRLDAMAQAIPVGRVGEPEDLARALLFMASSDAAYVNGTELYVDGGRTQV is encoded by the coding sequence ATGGGAAGACTTACGGGAAAGGTAGCGCTCGTCACTGGCAGTAACGGTGGCATCGGCTTCGCCACCGCCAGGCTGTTCGCCGAGGAGGGCGCGCACGTCTACGTCAACGGGCGTCGACGTGAGCAGGTGGAGGTGGCGGTCCGGAGGATCGGCCCGAACGCCACGCCCCTGCCTGGTGACGTCTCGCGGGCGGAGGACCTCCGGCGAATGTTCGAGCACATAAAGCGGGAGCGCAAAGCGCTCGACATCGTCGTCGCGAACGCCGCCATCTCGCGAGGCGCCGCGCTCGGAGGGATTGACGAGCGCACGTATCAGGAGGTGTTCGACGTGAACGTGAAGGGCGTCATCTTCACGGTCCAGGGCGCGCTCCCGTTGATGGCGGATGGCGGCTCGGTCTTGCTCATGGGCTCCGTCATCACCGGCAAGGGAATCCCAGGCGAGACACTCTACGCCGCGTCCAAGGCGACCATCCGCTCACTTGCGCGCACGTGGGCCGCCGAGCTCGCGCCGCGCAGGATCCGGGTGAACGTCGTGACGCCCGGTGCGATCCACACCGAGGGTATGGAGGCCGCGCTTGGCGGCTCCGAAGCGACCGCACAACGGCTCGACGCGATGGCGCAGGCGATTCCTGTCGGCCGTGTAGGCGAGCCCGAAGACCTCGCCCGTGCCCTCTTGTTCATGGCGTCGAGTGACGCGGCCTACGTCAACGGCACCGAGCTGTACGTCGATGGGGGACGCACTCAAGTCTAG
- a CDS encoding AraC family transcriptional regulator yields MDALSQVLSHVRLKNTAWSWSVASAPWGFCLPPAKHSLRFHYVARGSCWLSSGEDSAAVALSGGELAIISQGPHSVRDQPSTPVTPFSQLTVRSSAGPVRRLEFGGGGAQSTMVCGMFAVDERFDVPLLAMLPSVVRITPDAAGAVPSFLQNVKFIAQEIESNRPGSELVLTRMADVIFIQILRAYIESLPEGSTGFLGALRDKSIAAALGLMHQRPEEPWTVQKLAKEVALSRSGFAARFAKLVGEPPLEYLTRLRMQRAAALLREGATLSSAAEMTGYASEASFSHAFRQWAGVTPGAYRRQTRDGGPPGD; encoded by the coding sequence ATGGACGCCCTGAGCCAGGTGCTGAGCCACGTACGCCTCAAGAACACCGCGTGGTCGTGGTCCGTCGCGAGCGCTCCCTGGGGCTTTTGCTTGCCTCCCGCGAAGCACAGCCTGCGCTTCCACTACGTCGCCAGAGGAAGCTGTTGGCTGTCGAGCGGCGAGGACTCCGCAGCGGTCGCGCTGTCTGGCGGAGAGCTCGCGATCATCTCGCAAGGGCCCCACTCCGTCAGGGACCAGCCGAGCACGCCCGTCACGCCGTTCAGCCAGTTGACGGTGCGGAGCTCGGCCGGGCCCGTGCGCCGCCTCGAATTTGGTGGAGGCGGTGCGCAGTCAACGATGGTCTGCGGCATGTTCGCTGTCGATGAGCGCTTCGACGTGCCCCTCCTGGCAATGCTGCCGTCCGTCGTCCGAATCACGCCCGATGCCGCCGGGGCGGTGCCGTCGTTCCTTCAGAACGTGAAGTTCATCGCGCAGGAAATCGAATCGAACCGTCCCGGCTCCGAGTTGGTGCTGACGCGCATGGCGGACGTCATCTTCATCCAGATCCTTCGTGCGTACATCGAGTCGCTGCCCGAAGGCTCGACGGGGTTTCTCGGTGCGCTGAGAGACAAGTCCATTGCTGCGGCGCTCGGGCTGATGCATCAACGCCCGGAGGAGCCATGGACGGTGCAGAAGCTCGCGAAGGAGGTCGCGCTCTCACGCTCTGGATTCGCGGCTCGATTCGCGAAGCTCGTCGGAGAGCCGCCGCTCGAGTACCTGACCCGGCTGCGCATGCAGCGCGCGGCGGCACTGCTGCGTGAAGGCGCGACGCTCAGCTCGGCCGCGGAGATGACGGGCTACGCGTCGGAGGCGTCGTTCAGCCACGCGTTCCGGCAGTGGGCCGGTGTCACGCCAGGAGCGTATCGCCGCCAGACGCGTGATGGCGGTCCCCCAGGAGACTGA